The following are encoded in a window of Sutcliffiella horikoshii genomic DNA:
- a CDS encoding response regulator transcription factor, protein MKAIIVDDEKHVREGLLLLGNWRENGIDTIFEAEDGDEAIMLIKQHRPEIIFTDMAMPKKDGISLLKWISESDLPSVTIVVSGYDDYTFMRNAITYKSFDYILKPIDPDLLNETLERAVKKWKEEALLKRTISSIGDMETIPVRSTEPVSVSSMEKIEEYLRANYQQDITLQEIADRFYLSREHISRKFKQEYHETITDYVTRIRMEKAKELLANPNLKIYEIAYHIGYQNEKYFSKVYKKFFGMTPNEYRGSLVK, encoded by the coding sequence ATGAAAGCAATCATCGTGGATGATGAAAAGCATGTGCGGGAAGGGCTGCTGCTGTTGGGCAATTGGAGGGAAAATGGAATAGACACCATTTTTGAAGCAGAGGACGGGGACGAGGCGATTATGCTCATCAAGCAACATCGCCCTGAAATTATTTTCACCGATATGGCTATGCCAAAAAAAGATGGAATCAGCCTGCTTAAATGGATTTCTGAATCGGATTTGCCGAGCGTGACCATTGTGGTTAGCGGGTACGATGATTACACATTCATGCGAAATGCCATTACTTATAAAAGCTTTGATTATATTTTGAAACCCATTGATCCTGACCTGCTGAATGAGACGTTAGAACGGGCAGTGAAAAAATGGAAAGAAGAAGCGTTGCTCAAAAGGACGATTAGTTCTATAGGCGATATGGAAACGATTCCTGTTCGTTCCACCGAGCCGGTTTCCGTTTCGAGTATGGAAAAGATAGAGGAATATCTTCGGGCCAACTATCAACAGGACATCACCCTCCAGGAGATTGCCGACCGTTTTTACTTAAGCCGGGAGCATATTTCCCGCAAGTTCAAGCAAGAATATCATGAAACCATTACCGATTATGTGACGCGGATCCGGATGGAGAAGGCGAAGGAGCTGCTGGCGAATCCGAATTTGAAAATTTATGAGATTGCGTATCATATTGGTTATCAGAATGAGAAGTATTTTAGCAAGGTTTATAAGAAGTTTTTTGGTATGACGCCAAATGAGTATAGAGGCAGTTTAGTAAAATAG
- a CDS encoding Gfo/Idh/MocA family protein has translation MSQLRMGIIGVGGIAQNRHIPTFLKMQEKVTITAISDVNEKTAKMVGEKFGIAQVYAHYADMFEHVDAVTICTPNKFHAEITIAALEAGLHVFCEKPMAMRPDECEAMIAAAEKSGKQLAIAYHYRFMKESVAAKRLVDADEIGRPIVARAKGIRRRKVPGWGVFTNKELQGGGSLIDYGCHLLDLSLWLLGNPKPVEVMGTTYNELSKMPGQVNQWGSFDHETFEVDDHVTAYIKFEGGASLLFETSWSANVKGDEESVSISGISGGVDLFPFHVNQMKHGMLLNTEADWVPGEDDPSIPQAENFVNSCLGNEELIVKPQQAMQVSLIIDAIYRSSESGRSVSL, from the coding sequence ATGAGTCAGTTACGTATGGGAATTATCGGGGTTGGTGGGATTGCGCAGAATCGTCATATCCCTACTTTTCTGAAGATGCAAGAGAAAGTGACGATTACGGCAATCAGTGATGTGAATGAAAAAACGGCAAAGATGGTAGGGGAGAAATTTGGTATTGCCCAAGTGTATGCCCATTATGCGGATATGTTTGAGCATGTGGATGCGGTGACCATTTGTACGCCAAACAAGTTCCATGCTGAAATTACGATTGCGGCGTTAGAAGCTGGCCTGCATGTGTTTTGTGAAAAGCCCATGGCAATGCGACCGGATGAATGTGAAGCAATGATTGCAGCGGCTGAAAAATCAGGCAAACAGCTTGCGATTGCGTACCATTACCGATTTATGAAAGAATCGGTTGCAGCAAAACGTTTGGTGGATGCGGATGAAATCGGTCGACCGATTGTGGCAAGAGCTAAAGGTATCCGTCGCCGTAAAGTACCTGGATGGGGTGTATTTACGAACAAGGAACTGCAGGGCGGAGGGAGCTTGATTGATTATGGCTGCCATCTGTTGGATTTATCCTTGTGGCTGCTTGGAAATCCAAAGCCTGTAGAAGTGATGGGAACGACTTATAATGAGTTAAGTAAAATGCCGGGGCAGGTAAATCAGTGGGGGAGCTTTGATCATGAAACGTTTGAAGTGGATGATCACGTAACAGCTTATATTAAGTTTGAAGGCGGAGCTTCCTTGCTGTTTGAAACTTCTTGGTCTGCCAATGTAAAAGGAGACGAAGAGAGTGTAAGTATCTCCGGAATAAGCGGCGGAGTGGACCTGTTTCCATTCCACGTCAACCAGATGAAACACGGCATGCTGCTGAACACAGAAGCGGACTGGGTGCCAGGCGAAGACGACCCAAGTATCCCGCAAGCTGAAAACTTTGTAAACAGCTGCCTTGGAAACGAAGAACTAATCGTCAAACCACAACAAGCCATGCAAGTCTCCCTCATCATCGACGCCATCTATCGCAGCAGCGAAAGCGGAAGAAGTGTGAGTCTATAA
- a CDS encoding cache domain-containing sensor histidine kinase: MFKKSIRNKLIALLLIITILPFGTSIIITYYQTKEAFKDLVVQENSNLLYQGKINLESYLEELNNLTLSLYNNPDFINYMRAPDKEDNYLTIGIVRNVLQTILYAEENITRVQISFAEENRGITASKRSTVVFSDRISNAYEDAYKRAQLSPYNYNIDTTQLQEGRNVLYVHRALTNVPSDNVLAFITLEVGTEKILELSENLYNKENEEFFILSATGELIYSSNPLVASKKEEQQWIPEIMKSEATQGTMEWDNGQFQGVMMYDQTELAVGGWILVKRVPYTTLYDNAFVVTKINIFFGVIGLCLVILASLIVSFKITSPIRVLLQNIQQVKEGNMNVQFPSLGNDEIGILGYRFKQMMERINLLINREYKLEIENKTNQLKVLQSQLNPHFLYNALQSIGTLALKNNVPQIYTLLTHLSKIMRYGMNMEEDMVPLKKEINYLKAFLLLQKERFGENFEYDMEIEEKAMDIEIPKMILQPIIENYFKHGFDIREGVGKIEINGKIVDEYLLLTLRDNGVGVSESRLTEIYRLLSEGKPASDVEETNIGLKNIYTRLQLYYNNLAALHLDNHNDGGFMVTLKLPLEVGGEKDESNHRG, from the coding sequence ATGTTTAAAAAGAGCATACGCAACAAACTGATCGCACTTCTTTTAATCATCACCATCCTCCCATTCGGAACGTCGATCATCATTACATACTACCAAACAAAAGAAGCATTCAAAGACCTCGTCGTCCAAGAAAACAGCAACCTTCTCTACCAAGGTAAAATAAATCTCGAAAGCTATCTCGAAGAACTCAATAATCTCACTCTATCACTCTACAACAATCCCGATTTCATCAACTACATGAGGGCACCTGACAAAGAAGATAACTATTTGACGATAGGAATTGTCAGAAACGTGCTGCAAACCATTCTTTACGCCGAAGAAAATATTACGAGGGTTCAGATTTCTTTTGCAGAAGAAAATAGGGGGATTACCGCCTCTAAACGGTCCACTGTCGTCTTCTCTGACCGCATCTCTAATGCCTACGAAGACGCCTATAAACGGGCACAACTCAGTCCTTATAACTACAATATTGATACCACCCAGCTGCAAGAGGGCCGGAATGTTTTATACGTCCACAGAGCTTTGACCAACGTCCCATCTGACAACGTGCTAGCATTTATCACCCTTGAAGTGGGCACTGAAAAAATACTGGAGCTAAGTGAAAACCTCTACAACAAGGAAAATGAAGAATTTTTCATCCTCTCTGCTACTGGTGAACTGATCTACAGCTCCAATCCATTGGTCGCCTCCAAAAAAGAAGAGCAACAATGGATTCCGGAGATCATGAAATCTGAAGCCACACAAGGTACGATGGAATGGGACAACGGGCAGTTTCAGGGTGTCATGATGTATGATCAAACAGAGCTTGCGGTAGGGGGATGGATTTTGGTAAAGCGTGTCCCTTATACCACGCTTTATGACAACGCCTTTGTTGTGACAAAAATCAATATATTCTTTGGAGTTATAGGGTTGTGTTTGGTCATATTGGCGTCTTTAATTGTTTCTTTTAAAATTACGTCTCCTATCAGGGTGCTGCTACAAAACATCCAACAGGTAAAAGAAGGGAATATGAATGTGCAGTTTCCCTCACTTGGAAATGATGAGATTGGTATTTTAGGATATCGTTTTAAACAGATGATGGAACGAATCAATCTCCTGATCAATAGAGAATACAAGTTAGAGATTGAAAATAAAACGAACCAGTTAAAGGTGCTTCAATCGCAGCTCAATCCGCATTTTTTATATAATGCCTTGCAGTCCATTGGAACGCTGGCCTTGAAAAATAATGTGCCGCAAATCTATACCCTCCTGACTCACCTATCCAAAATCATGAGATATGGAATGAATATGGAGGAGGATATGGTACCGTTGAAAAAAGAAATAAACTATTTAAAGGCATTTCTTTTGCTGCAAAAGGAGCGTTTCGGGGAAAACTTTGAGTACGACATGGAAATAGAAGAGAAAGCGATGGACATCGAAATTCCCAAAATGATTCTGCAACCGATTATCGAGAACTATTTCAAGCATGGGTTTGATATTCGGGAAGGAGTCGGCAAGATTGAAATCAACGGGAAAATAGTCGATGAATACCTTCTTCTTACACTACGGGATAATGGTGTTGGAGTGAGTGAGAGCAGATTGACGGAAATTTACCGCTTGTTGTCAGAAGGGAAACCAGCTTCGGATGTAGAAGAAACTAATATAGGATTAAAAAATATATATACACGGTTGCAGCTATACTACAATAACTTGGCAGCGCTTCATTTGGATAATCACAATGACGGAGGGTTTATGGTGACATTGAAACTTCCGCTAGAAGTTGGGGGTGAAAAAGATGAAAGCAATCATCGTGGATGA
- a CDS encoding diguanylate cyclase domain-containing protein, producing MNIKQQFSLFFEQMADMVFLVEWKRNDLWYTGVNPSAQQKLGIEMVGRRLVDVLPQSVFTLLDENYTKCIESKQSVTYSDLNLFVSDLPASETSLTYIEEDDKTFVLAITKDISDLKKKAEDYIFLESLVANTVDSMLVIDTDGIVLKVNEAFVQQFGWNASELIGQPWESFAITPKELKTQTLDTLALLMKGQSVPSQETVRLAKEGIAIHTSVSYSPILNEENQVVAISMIYRNIQHLKELEEKLEESHDAYKSLFSYHKNAVCMVNEDGIIENINEACMTITGFPSEVLIGFNILEYAKEIVPNLDLNKTKRGEIANYELSIPDSKGRNLCLSVTNVPIVVKGVVKGTYIIAQDITEKRIIEKEREKLQEQLTFQAYHDSLTELPNRRLLEVKLEESLVNVQKNESMLALFFLDCDHLKEVNDTFGHEIGDELLIAFSKRLVMSVREGDIVARLGGDEFVILLHEIEDMTQVDKVASRILTTLGSPYYIHGHEIHATSSIGISTYPANGTTVKQLFRQADQALYTVKNAGRNGYRISGV from the coding sequence ATGAATATAAAACAACAATTCTCATTATTTTTTGAACAGATGGCCGATATGGTCTTTTTGGTAGAGTGGAAAAGGAACGATCTATGGTACACCGGTGTAAACCCTTCTGCTCAACAGAAGCTTGGTATCGAAATGGTAGGCAGACGCTTGGTAGATGTTCTCCCTCAATCCGTTTTTACCTTACTGGACGAAAATTATACAAAATGCATAGAGTCAAAGCAGTCTGTAACATACTCAGATTTAAACTTATTTGTGAGTGATCTTCCTGCCTCCGAAACAAGCCTGACTTATATTGAAGAAGATGACAAAACATTTGTACTGGCGATTACCAAAGATATAAGTGACTTAAAAAAGAAAGCAGAGGATTATATTTTTCTGGAATCATTAGTGGCAAATACTGTGGATTCCATGCTTGTGATTGACACAGATGGAATAGTCTTGAAAGTAAATGAAGCCTTTGTCCAACAATTCGGCTGGAATGCTTCCGAACTGATTGGACAACCGTGGGAATCATTCGCCATTACCCCAAAAGAATTGAAAACGCAAACATTGGATACGTTAGCCCTTCTAATGAAAGGTCAATCCGTTCCTTCCCAAGAAACTGTCCGGCTTGCAAAAGAAGGGATTGCCATTCATACTTCCGTCAGCTATTCTCCCATCTTGAATGAAGAAAACCAAGTGGTTGCCATTTCCATGATTTATCGCAATATCCAGCATTTAAAAGAACTCGAGGAAAAGTTGGAAGAAAGCCATGATGCTTATAAATCATTATTCTCCTATCACAAAAATGCCGTTTGTATGGTAAATGAAGATGGGATTATTGAAAATATAAATGAGGCATGTATGACAATTACTGGCTTTCCTAGCGAAGTCCTCATCGGATTTAATATCTTGGAGTACGCAAAAGAGATTGTTCCAAATTTAGACCTTAATAAGACAAAACGCGGTGAGATCGCAAATTATGAGTTATCGATCCCAGATTCTAAGGGCCGTAACTTGTGCTTGTCCGTCACAAATGTACCTATAGTTGTCAAAGGTGTCGTAAAAGGGACATATATTATTGCACAAGACATTACGGAAAAACGAATCATTGAAAAAGAAAGGGAAAAACTACAAGAACAGCTTACCTTTCAAGCCTATCATGATAGCCTGACAGAGCTCCCAAACAGAAGGCTTCTAGAAGTAAAGCTAGAAGAATCGTTGGTAAACGTTCAAAAAAATGAAAGCATGCTTGCGTTGTTCTTCTTAGATTGTGATCATTTAAAGGAAGTGAACGACACTTTCGGACACGAAATAGGGGACGAGCTGCTCATTGCGTTCTCGAAAAGATTGGTGATGTCTGTTCGAGAAGGCGATATCGTTGCACGCTTAGGCGGAGATGAATTTGTCATCTTACTTCATGAAATAGAAGACATGACACAGGTGGATAAAGTTGCCTCTCGAATCCTCACAACTTTGGGGAGTCCATACTACATCCATGGTCACGAGATTCATGCCACCTCCTCCATCGGCATCTCCACCTACCCTGCCAACGGAACAACCGTCAAACAACTCTTCCGCCAAGCCGACCAAGCCCTCTACACCGTCAAAAACGCCGGCCGCAACGGATATCGGATAAGCGGAGTTTAG
- a CDS encoding ABC transporter substrate-binding protein: MKRLVLLLLSLSLVVGIFAGCSSDNSSGNSNNNSGDGDQVTLNLFQFKVEIADQLAEMIKEFEAEHPNIKVKLETVGGGADYGAALKAKFASGEQPDIFNNGGFKELELWKEHLADLSEEPWAEHVLPIGKVPMTDPADGKLYGMPVNLEGYGFIYNKDLFEEAGITEPPTNITELKAAAEKLEAAGITPFSAGYAEWWVIGQHLLNIPFAQQEDPEAFIAGLYEGTEKIVGNKHFEDFKEVLDAEINFGNENPLTTDYNTQVTQFASGQTAMLQQGNWTENMIYEVDPDMNMGFLPIPINDDASADSLPVGVPNNWAINKNSENIEEAKTFLNWMVSSETGQRYITEEFAFIPAFDNIEPAGLGDLGQSILEYSTAEKTVPWTWFMWPDGANKEFAATIQEYAAGRIDYDTVLERFQTTWDNLK; the protein is encoded by the coding sequence ATGAAACGCTTAGTACTTCTTTTATTATCATTGTCGTTGGTTGTGGGTATTTTTGCTGGCTGCTCTAGCGATAATTCATCAGGAAACAGTAACAACAACTCCGGGGATGGAGATCAAGTTACACTGAATCTTTTCCAATTTAAAGTAGAAATCGCTGACCAGTTAGCGGAAATGATTAAAGAATTCGAAGCTGAACATCCGAACATCAAAGTGAAACTTGAAACAGTTGGTGGTGGAGCAGATTACGGTGCAGCACTAAAAGCAAAATTTGCCTCTGGTGAACAACCAGACATCTTCAACAATGGTGGTTTCAAAGAGCTTGAGCTTTGGAAAGAGCATTTAGCTGATCTTTCTGAAGAGCCTTGGGCAGAGCACGTTCTTCCAATCGGAAAAGTACCAATGACAGATCCTGCAGACGGCAAACTTTACGGTATGCCTGTAAACCTTGAAGGATATGGATTCATCTATAACAAAGACCTATTCGAGGAAGCTGGGATCACAGAACCTCCTACTAATATTACAGAGTTAAAAGCTGCTGCGGAAAAATTAGAAGCGGCAGGGATCACACCTTTCTCTGCTGGATATGCAGAGTGGTGGGTAATCGGGCAGCATTTACTTAACATTCCATTTGCTCAACAAGAGGACCCTGAAGCGTTCATCGCCGGTCTATATGAGGGAACAGAGAAAATCGTTGGCAACAAGCATTTCGAAGACTTCAAAGAAGTTCTTGATGCAGAAATCAACTTTGGTAACGAAAATCCATTAACAACAGACTACAACACACAAGTTACGCAATTTGCGAGCGGTCAAACTGCCATGCTTCAACAAGGTAACTGGACGGAAAACATGATCTATGAAGTAGACCCAGACATGAACATGGGCTTCCTTCCGATCCCTATCAATGATGATGCAAGTGCAGACAGCCTACCTGTTGGGGTGCCTAACAACTGGGCTATCAACAAAAACTCTGAAAATATCGAAGAGGCTAAAACATTCTTAAACTGGATGGTATCCTCTGAAACGGGTCAACGTTACATCACAGAAGAGTTTGCCTTTATCCCGGCTTTCGATAACATCGAGCCAGCTGGACTTGGTGACCTTGGTCAATCTATCCTTGAGTACTCTACAGCGGAAAAAACGGTTCCTTGGACTTGGTTCATGTGGCCGGATGGAGCAAACAAAGAGTTTGCTGCAACGATCCAAGAATACGCTGCTGGAAGAATCGACTACGACACAGTACTAGAGCGCTTCCAAACTACATGGGATAACCTAAAATAA
- a CDS encoding general stress protein, protein MIEQRKEVIGSYLMEEEALAKIDWLQSEGYQPEDIWIIRDNRGIVEQFSEGGFSRGHDEREAQLSEYSSINPSSSIVTPKSLFTPENKSVADTLMEVGIAKEEAYRYEFDVKVGKVLVLAEPISSMKLRQEALTESRMERYATEEPSLHLEEENTEPLKAQKPVVSEDERMTESSTSINRPMPDTNIDGSIPLDEQLLSGDPVETEKDYAREEVTALHDQASVTNEATTMERTGNPDLELEESLAGEQHTRTNNGKRYAENRSEEDVDKALLYEHGQPFPMEKPYEEDVYDKRVVSDGPLGVELEETAGDMSRSQAEKPLFSATETRGAPTRPAASTSPVRREESLTEDKGPILFEDTLNEMEGDEPLVESYEPTSYETEQPGDIYASEEETSVHIEEETYMQEETVRYTEESDAPLFEEDNSEGPFSERKKEEMNQKRNNLFNDQDDDLFKR, encoded by the coding sequence ATGATCGAGCAACGTAAAGAGGTTATTGGTTCTTATTTAATGGAAGAAGAGGCGCTAGCTAAGATTGATTGGCTTCAATCGGAGGGGTACCAACCGGAGGATATCTGGATTATTCGAGATAACCGAGGTATTGTAGAGCAATTCAGTGAGGGTGGATTCTCGCGTGGTCATGATGAAAGGGAAGCTCAGCTGAGTGAGTATTCTAGCATCAATCCAAGCAGCTCCATAGTAACTCCAAAGAGCCTTTTCACACCTGAAAATAAAAGCGTAGCTGATACTCTAATGGAGGTGGGCATTGCCAAAGAGGAAGCATACCGCTACGAGTTCGATGTAAAAGTCGGAAAAGTGCTTGTACTTGCAGAGCCGATTTCAAGTATGAAATTACGCCAAGAAGCTTTAACCGAGAGCCGTATGGAAAGGTATGCGACGGAAGAGCCTTCATTGCATTTAGAGGAAGAAAATACCGAGCCCTTAAAGGCGCAGAAACCCGTAGTTTCAGAGGACGAGAGAATGACAGAATCAAGCACCTCCATTAACCGTCCAATGCCTGATACAAATATAGATGGAAGCATTCCGCTCGATGAGCAGCTCCTGAGCGGGGATCCTGTTGAAACGGAGAAAGATTACGCTCGTGAAGAGGTCACCGCTCTGCATGACCAGGCAAGTGTGACGAATGAAGCAACGACAATGGAACGCACGGGAAATCCTGATCTAGAATTAGAGGAGAGTCTGGCTGGAGAGCAGCATACTAGGACTAATAACGGTAAACGCTATGCGGAAAATCGTTCTGAAGAAGACGTGGACAAAGCGTTACTTTATGAGCACGGACAACCGTTCCCTATGGAAAAGCCGTATGAGGAAGATGTTTATGACAAGCGTGTGGTTTCTGATGGGCCACTAGGTGTGGAGTTGGAGGAAACAGCTGGGGATATGAGCCGCAGTCAGGCTGAAAAGCCGCTTTTCAGTGCAACGGAAACACGAGGCGCCCCAACTAGACCTGCAGCCTCTACGTCTCCAGTACGTCGAGAGGAGAGTTTAACAGAAGACAAAGGCCCTATTCTCTTTGAAGATACCTTAAATGAAATGGAAGGAGATGAGCCTTTGGTGGAAAGCTATGAACCTACTTCTTATGAAACAGAACAACCAGGAGACATTTATGCTTCAGAAGAGGAGACGTCCGTTCATATAGAAGAGGAAACATACATGCAAGAGGAAACTGTCCGCTACACAGAAGAAAGCGATGCCCCTCTATTTGAAGAAGACAACTCAGAGGGCCCGTTCTCAGAACGCAAAAAAGAAGAAATGAACCAAAAGCGCAACAACCTATTCAACGACCAGGACGACGACCTTTTTAAAAGATAA
- a CDS encoding bifunctional glycosyltransferase family 2/GtrA family protein — translation MTNPNGVTILIPAYNPDEQLIKLIRDIVKEGFKQILVVNDGSKQECDSIFNKIKEWKECTLLEHQVNKGKGQALKTAFSHFLSTSPNAVGLVTLDADGQHAVEDMKKVATRLCERPESLVLGVRNFSADDIPFRSKFGNVLTKNIARFACGMQISDTQTGLRGIPAHFIEKLIHVAGQRYEFEMNMLMECKPNNIEIEEVEIQTIYLEENKSSHFKPIRDSIKIYATFLKFALSSVLSFGLDILLFALFVMMLNGVFVESYIILATVLSRVLSSLFNFTVNRKVVFKSTSSYAMVKYFSLSIAQMLASAGGVYLIFELVGFGEVGIKIVVDGLLFLASYVIQKEWVFKKKYQVRAGQ, via the coding sequence ATGACAAATCCAAATGGAGTTACCATCCTGATTCCAGCCTATAATCCTGATGAACAACTCATCAAGCTTATCCGTGACATTGTAAAAGAAGGCTTCAAGCAGATCCTGGTTGTTAATGATGGAAGCAAACAAGAGTGTGATTCTATTTTTAACAAGATAAAAGAATGGAAGGAATGTACCTTACTGGAGCATCAGGTGAATAAAGGGAAGGGGCAGGCGTTAAAGACTGCTTTTTCCCACTTCTTAAGCACCAGTCCTAACGCTGTGGGGCTTGTTACATTGGATGCAGATGGCCAGCATGCGGTCGAGGATATGAAAAAGGTGGCCACCAGGCTTTGCGAGCGGCCGGAGAGCCTTGTTCTTGGAGTCCGTAATTTTTCAGCAGATGACATTCCCTTCCGGAGCAAATTCGGGAACGTATTGACGAAAAACATAGCTCGCTTTGCTTGTGGCATGCAAATCTCCGATACCCAAACAGGGCTCAGGGGAATACCCGCCCACTTTATCGAAAAACTGATTCATGTTGCCGGTCAACGATATGAATTCGAGATGAACATGTTAATGGAATGCAAACCGAATAATATTGAGATTGAAGAAGTAGAAATCCAAACAATCTATTTAGAGGAAAATAAATCTTCCCACTTTAAGCCGATAAGGGACTCCATTAAAATCTACGCGACCTTTCTAAAATTCGCCTTATCTTCTGTACTTTCATTTGGCTTGGATATCCTGTTATTTGCACTCTTTGTCATGATGTTAAATGGTGTTTTCGTTGAATCTTACATCATTCTAGCTACCGTGCTATCAAGGGTTCTGTCTTCCTTATTTAATTTTACTGTAAACAGGAAGGTGGTATTTAAATCTACCAGCTCCTATGCTATGGTAAAATATTTTTCCCTCAGTATCGCGCAAATGCTTGCATCCGCAGGTGGAGTGTATCTCATCTTTGAATTGGTCGGCTTTGGGGAAGTCGGCATAAAAATTGTAGTTGATGGACTGCTTTTTTTAGCAAGTTACGTGATTCAGAAAGAATGGGTGTTCAAAAAGAAATACCAAGTACGAGCGGGACAATAA
- a CDS encoding carbohydrate ABC transporter permease, whose translation MDQRYTKRTFVLEIIGILLAILFLIPFYFVIINSVKSFSEILIDAAALPTEILFSNYAKVWEIIQFPRAFWNSLIITVLSNIGIVLISSMAAWKMVRTPGKFSKILFVIIVSAMVIPFQTVMIPLMKLGGALNLINSIPGIVIMYFGFGVPLSLFLYHGFVKTVPVEIEEAARIDGCSQFGVFWRIVFPLLKPITVTVVILNTLWIWNDYLLPLLVLQTAELRTIPLATSSFFAQYTKQWDMGLAALMLGIAPIIIFFLFLQRHIIKGIAAGSVK comes from the coding sequence ATGGACCAAAGGTATACGAAAAGAACCTTTGTGCTTGAAATCATAGGGATTCTACTTGCTATCTTGTTCCTCATTCCCTTTTACTTTGTCATCATAAATTCAGTAAAAAGTTTTAGTGAAATACTGATTGATGCGGCAGCATTGCCGACAGAAATACTTTTTAGCAACTATGCAAAAGTGTGGGAAATCATTCAATTCCCGCGTGCCTTCTGGAACTCGCTGATCATCACGGTTCTAAGCAACATCGGAATTGTCCTGATTAGTTCGATGGCGGCATGGAAAATGGTCCGCACTCCCGGAAAGTTTAGTAAAATATTATTTGTCATCATTGTTTCTGCGATGGTCATTCCGTTCCAAACGGTTATGATCCCATTGATGAAGCTAGGTGGCGCACTAAATCTTATTAATAGCATCCCGGGCATCGTCATCATGTACTTCGGTTTCGGCGTACCGCTTTCACTTTTCCTCTATCATGGGTTTGTGAAAACTGTTCCGGTTGAAATTGAGGAAGCAGCGCGAATTGATGGCTGCAGTCAGTTTGGGGTATTTTGGAGAATCGTATTTCCGCTACTTAAGCCAATTACGGTTACAGTGGTTATCTTGAACACACTTTGGATTTGGAACGATTATCTACTTCCACTACTTGTTCTGCAAACAGCAGAGCTTAGAACGATTCCGCTTGCAACAAGCTCGTTCTTCGCGCAATACACCAAGCAGTGGGATATGGGGCTTGCAGCATTAATGCTGGGTATCGCGCCGATCATCATTTTCTTCTTATTTTTACAAAGGCACATCATCAAAGGGATTGCCGCAGGTTCTGTTAAGTAA
- a CDS encoding carbohydrate ABC transporter permease, translated as METKMESKVDPVVPNTSGRTKLHDVKGDPRRKAKLKSILTYTAFVGPALIFFFVIQIIPFLMGIYYSFTSWNGVSSAIEWVGLENYKRIFTNDEVFFNSFMFTTKFMFAAVIISNLIGFGLALLLNAALKTKNILRTVFFIPNVIGGLLLGFIWQFIFVRGFASVGELTGLSFFKLPWLGDETTAFWGIVIVFAWQISGYMMIIYIAALQGVDNSLLEAARIDGANNFTLITKIIIPLILPAFTICFFLTIAMAFKIFDLNLSLTGGGPFNSTQSVAINIYQEAFQNNRYGLGTAKAIIFFVVVAIFTTFQVMATKKREVEA; from the coding sequence ATGGAGACTAAAATGGAATCTAAGGTGGATCCTGTTGTGCCGAACACTTCAGGAAGGACGAAGTTGCATGATGTGAAAGGCGACCCGAGAAGGAAAGCTAAACTCAAAAGTATTTTAACGTACACGGCGTTTGTTGGCCCTGCACTTATCTTTTTCTTTGTTATCCAAATCATCCCGTTCCTCATGGGAATCTATTATTCTTTTACTTCCTGGAATGGTGTCAGTTCCGCCATTGAATGGGTGGGGCTAGAAAACTACAAGCGGATTTTCACGAATGACGAAGTATTCTTCAACTCTTTCATGTTCACGACGAAATTTATGTTCGCGGCAGTTATCATCAGTAACCTGATAGGATTCGGCCTTGCGCTGTTATTAAACGCAGCATTAAAAACGAAAAACATACTCAGGACGGTCTTCTTCATCCCGAACGTTATCGGGGGACTGTTGCTCGGCTTCATCTGGCAGTTCATTTTCGTCAGAGGATTTGCGTCAGTTGGAGAACTTACGGGATTATCCTTCTTTAAGCTACCATGGCTTGGGGATGAAACAACGGCATTTTGGGGAATCGTCATCGTGTTCGCTTGGCAAATCAGCGGCTACATGATGATCATCTATATCGCAGCCCTTCAAGGAGTAGACAATTCCTTACTGGAAGCGGCTAGAATTGATGGGGCGAACAACTTCACCCTTATTACTAAAATCATTATTCCATTAATTTTACCGGCCTTCACGATCTGTTTCTTCCTTACAATCGCGATGGCATTCAAAATATTTGACCTGAACTTGAGTCTAACGGGCGGTGGTCCATTCAACTCCACACAGTCAGTGGCCATCAATATATATCAAGAAGCGTTCCAGAATAACCGATACGGCCTTGGAACGGCAAAAGCAATCATCTTCTTTGTAGTCGTCGCGATCTTCACGACATTCCAAGTAATGGCAACAAAGAAAAGGGAGGTTGAGGCATAA